The window GCCGAGAACGATCAACCCGCTCGCGAAGTCCCGCTTCCACGAAGCCATGTAGGAGTCCTCTCACCAGGGGATAAAGAGCCCTTTCCTTTGCTTTCAACTCCCGAAGACGGCCCGGAGCGCGAACCGGATGTTCCCCTTCCGTTCCATCATGCGCCTGTAGAAGTACGACAGCCACCGGCCGCCGTAGGGGACGTACTGGTAGACGTCGTACTCCGCGGCGAGGTCGAACTGGGCGTCGGTCCTGACCCCCATGAGCATCTGAATCTCGAAGTCCGTGCCGTGTTCCTCGTGGAGGTCGATCGCGTGCTCGATGATCGCCGGATCGTGGCTGCCGACCCCGATGCCGCCGTCGAAGTGTTCGAACGCGTACTCGAGCAGGGCCTTCAGTTCGCGGTCGACGCGCTCGGTGTCGGTGTAGGCGACGTCCGCGGGTTCGTCGTAGGCCCCCTTCACGAACCGGACCTTGCCGGGGACGTCGGCGAGCCGTTCGACGTCCTCGCGGGTGCGCTCGAGGTTGGCCTGGACGCAGACGCCGACGCCGCCGTCGTGTTCGCGGGCG of the Halobiforma lacisalsi AJ5 genome contains:
- a CDS encoding proline dehydrogenase family protein, with protein sequence MIPPIASRFVAGESAAEALDHVRSINGRDVGAIVNLLGEHYDERPPVRSDAAEYRSLVADIARSDLDACISVKPSQLGLDIGEDVFREELESIVDAARDHGVFVWIDMEDHTTTDATLDAYEELAREHDGGVGVCVQANLERTREDVERLADVPGKVRFVKGAYDEPADVAYTDTERVDRELKALLEYAFEHFDGGIGVGSHDPAIIEHAIDLHEEHGTDFEIQMLMGVRTDAQFDLAAEYDVYQYVPYGGRWLSYFYRRMMERKGNIRFALRAVFGS